From Triticum urartu cultivar G1812 chromosome 2, Tu2.1, whole genome shotgun sequence, a single genomic window includes:
- the LOC125533898 gene encoding disease resistance protein RPM1-like encodes MAEGLILVVLSKIAATFGGVALNAIRLKLGKEGNILLETENMMKQIEIEFEIMQAFISQVHPYSENNQILKAWLKHIRKIASEVEDIIDEYSFLLGKMDNVEGLLNKALHRSKRVKAWKDISAQLKQVQERLQNLSTVKERYGITVAAGLGGGSSHHNVTRKMYMSDSSYLSDNDNEEIIGNEDEAKKLTQCINDDGLDRTIISICGMGGSGKTTLVSSICRKQKIRKNFDCYAWITVSPNYPVEDLLSKLIKQLYIPDEQAGTTDPTHLVDKIHSYLGNKRYLIVLDDMWNRDSWLFLERAFVKNKCRSRVIITTRTEAVASFAEDNQTIRIGLLPQRESWDLFSRKAFSRQNRATSGCPQGLVPWAEKILERCQGLPLAIVAIGSLLSYREMEEHEWKLFYNQLNWQLTNNPELNWVSSFLKLSLDDLPSHLRNCFLYCGLFPENYRIRRKWIIRLWVAEGFVEDRGTETTLEEVAEDYLKELAQRSLIQVTERNEYGRPKRFQVHDLVREMTMTISRKERFALIWNNPDVTDGGDEASRVSVHRGGQVFQPGPASQHLRSFLLFDKHVPVPWICAASSNFRLLRVLCLRYSLLEHIPEAITAGLFNLHYLDFSRTKVKTIPRSIARLKKLQSLHLRFARVMELPREIAMLSSLRHLSVSNDLYGTSVTGSICKLKHLQTLREVKANKDLVQNLGCLTQLRSLGITAVLPSYGGDLWTSIGKMTVLTKLAVGTRGENDEVLSLDKFKPLRNLEKFYLTGKLENGVLFPVSEGFDKLKVLTMRWSGLAQDPLKSLSEMGNLVYLSLYCAYDGESLAFCSGWFPKLKRLFLGKLDNLSSVEISDGSMTNLTYLELRELWSLEAVPEGLGYLRSLQHLYARNMPRDFAAQLEGDRKGFVQHIANIECV; translated from the coding sequence ATGGCAGAAGGTCTTATACTTGTTGTGCTTTCGAAAATCGCAGCTACCTTTGGAGGAGTTGCACTGAATGCAATTAGGTTGAAATTGGGGAAGGAAGGCAACATTTTACTTGAAACAGAAAACATGATGAAACAAATTGAGATTGAATTTGAGATCATGCAGGCCTTCATAAGTCAAGTACATCCATATAGTGAAAATAACCAAATTCTCAAAGCATGGCTGAAGCACATAAGGAAGATTGCCTCTGAAGTTGAGGATATCATCGACGAATATTCATTTCTCCTTGGAAAAATGGACAATGTAGAAGGTCTTCTGAATAAGGCACTCCATCGATCAAAGAGGGTGAAGGCATGGAAAGATATTTCTGCTCAGCTCAAACAAGTACAAGAAAGACTTCAAAATCTATCAACTGTGAAAGAAAGATACGGCATAACAGTAGCTGCTGGACTTGGGGGTGGATCTTCACACCACAATGTTACTCGTAAGATGTACATGTCTGATTCTTCCTACTTAAGTGATAATGACAATGAAGAAATCATAGGAAATGAAGATGAAGCAAAAAAGCTGACACAATGCATAAATGATGATGGTTTGGATCGTACGATTATCTCCATCTGTGGAATGGGTGGTTCCGGCAAAACAACTCTTGTAAGCAGCATCTGTAGGAAACAAAAAATCAGAAAGAACTTCGATTGCTATGCTTGGATCACGGTATCACCAAATTATCCCGTTGAAGATCTTCTAAGTAAACTGATCAAACAACTTTATATTCCTGATGAGCAAGCTGGTACAACTGATCCAACACATTTGGTGGATAAAATCCATAGTTACCTCGGGAACAAGAGATACCTTATTGTCTTGGATGACATGTGGAATAGAGATTCTTGGTTATTCCTTGAACGAGCATTTGTCAAGAATAAGTGCAGAAGTAGAGTCATCATTACTACTCGCACGGAAGCTGTTGCCTCATTTGCAGAGGATAACCAGACTATCAGAATTGGTCTTCTTCCACAAAGAGAATCATGGGACCTCTTCAGCAGAAAAGCATTCTCAAGGCAAAACAGGGCAACATCGGGATGCCCTCAAGGTCTTGTTCCCTGGGCAGAAAAAATTCTGGAGAGATGCCAAGGCTTGCCCCTCGCTATAGTAGCTATAGGGAGTCTCCTATCTTACAGAGAAATGGAGGAACATGAGTGGAAGCTATTCTACAATCAACTTAACTGGCAACTAACAAATAATCCAGAGCTGAACTGGGTTTCAAGTTTCCTGAAGCTAAGCTTGGATGATCTTCCAAGCCACTTGAGGAACTGTTTCTTGTACTGTGGGTTATTCCCCGAAAATTACCGAATACGACGGAAATGGATAATCAGATTGTGGGTAGCTGAAGGTTTCGTCGAGGATCGCGGAACAGAGACGACCCTGGAGGAAGTCGCCGAGGATTACCTCAAAGAACTTGCTCAGCGCTCACTGATTCAAGTGACGGAAAGGAATGAATACGGAAGGCCAAAAAGATTTCAGGTGCATGACCTTGTGAGAGAAATGACGATGACCATATCAAGAAAAGAGAGGTTCGCTCTTATCTGGAATAACCCAGACGTGACAGACGGCGGTGACGAAGCAAGCCGTGTATCAGTGCATCGTGGAGGCCAGGTCTTTCAGCCAGGCCCAGCTTCACAACATCTGCGCTCATTTTTGTTGTTCGACAAGCATGTGCCGGTTCCATGGATCTGCGCCGCTTCATCGAATTTCAGGCTGCTAAGGGTGTTGTGCCTCAGATACTCCCTCCTCGAGCACATCCCGGAAGCCATCACAGCTGGTCTGTTCAATCTGCACTACCTTGATTTCTCACGTACGAAAGTGAAGACGATACCAAGATCAATAGCGAGGCTCAAGAAACTGCAGTCATTGCACCTCAGGTTTGCTCGTGTGATGGAGCTGCCACGTGAAATAGCGATGCTCTCAAGCCTCCGGCACTTATCTGTGAGCAACGATTTGTATGGCACATCAGTCACTGGTAGCATCTGCAAGCTCAAGCACTTGCAGACTCTCCGTGAGGTGAAGGCCAACAAAGATTTGGTTCAAAATCTGGGGTGCCTCACGCAGCTAAGAAGCCTGGGCATCACGGCAGTCCTTCCAAGCTACGGCGGGGACCTGTGGACTTCGATAGGGAAGATGACCGTCCTGACGAAACTGGCGGTCGGAACTCGCGGCGAAAACGACGAAGTCCTCAGTTTGGACAAGTTCAAGCCGCTCAGAAACCTGGAGAAGTTTTACCTGACGGGCAAGCTGGAGAACGGGGTGCTCTTTCCGGTATCCGAGGGGTTTGACAAGCTCAAGGTCCTGACAATGCGCTGGTCCGGGCTGGCGCAGGACCCGCTCAAATCCTTGTCTGAAATGGGGAACTTAGTTTACCTCAGCCTCTATTGTGCGTATGACGGGGAATCCCTGGCATTCTGTTCTGGATGGTTTCCCAAGCTCAAGCGGTTGTTCCTAGGAAAGCTGGACAATCTGAGTTCAGTTGAGATAAGCGATGGCTCCATGACCAACTTGACATACCTAGAGCTTCGTGAGCTCTGGAGCCTGGAAGCCGTGCCTGAAGGCCTCGGGTACCTTAGGTCGCTTCAGCACCTGTATGCGCGGAACATGCCGAGGGACTTCGCCGCGCAGCTGGAAGGAGACCGCAAGGGATTTGTTCAGCATATTGCCAACATCGAATGCGTCTGA